In Virgibacillus sp. NKC19-16, a single genomic region encodes these proteins:
- the hisA gene encoding 1-(5-phosphoribosyl)-5-[(5-phosphoribosylamino)methylideneamino]imidazole-4-carboxamide isomerase has product MILFPAIDIKDGKCVRLIQGDYSKEKIYSEDPVEIAASWEEHLAKYLHIVDLDAAKTGETSNKALIKSITEQTTIPVQLGGGIRSLQIIEEYIAAGVDRVIIGTAAINDKHFLKKAIQTYGDKIAVSIDARNGYVATDGWTKTSTIKAVDLVKELETTGVQTIIYTDIAKDGMLQGPNFSELQAINEATSMNVIASGGVTSKSDVKRLENLHLYGVIIGKALYDGRLDFETVMEGDPHAR; this is encoded by the coding sequence ATGATTCTTTTTCCAGCAATTGATATTAAAGACGGGAAATGTGTCCGCCTTATTCAGGGTGATTACAGTAAAGAAAAAATCTATAGTGAAGATCCTGTAGAAATTGCAGCGAGCTGGGAAGAACACCTTGCCAAGTATTTGCATATCGTTGACCTTGATGCTGCAAAAACAGGAGAAACCAGTAATAAAGCCTTAATCAAATCTATCACAGAACAAACTACCATTCCTGTCCAATTAGGGGGCGGCATTCGTTCACTACAAATCATAGAAGAATATATTGCTGCTGGAGTTGATCGCGTCATCATTGGAACAGCAGCCATTAATGATAAACATTTTCTAAAAAAAGCTATTCAAACATATGGGGATAAAATAGCCGTATCGATTGATGCACGTAATGGCTATGTCGCAACAGATGGCTGGACGAAGACAAGCACCATAAAAGCCGTTGACCTCGTTAAAGAGCTGGAAACAACCGGCGTCCAAACGATTATTTATACCGATATCGCAAAAGACGGGATGTTGCAGGGGCCAAATTTCAGCGAATTGCAGGCAATCAATGAGGCTACTTCCATGAACGTCATTGCCTCAGGCGGCGTTACTTCCAAGAGCGATGTCAAACGATTAGAAAACTTACATTTATATGGCGTCATTATAGGCAAAGCTTTATATGACGGGAGATTAGATTTTGAAACAGTCATGGAGGGTGATCCACATGCTCGCTAA
- the hisB gene encoding imidazoleglycerol-phosphate dehydratase HisB, with amino-acid sequence MRNYKLNRITSETAIDLDFTIDGSGASQVDTGVGFFDHMLTLMTKHGLFDLQVTCAGDLEVDQHHSVEDIGIVMGQAFHQALAGKEGITRYASVTSPMDEALATISLDISGRSYLVYNVEGLKDKVGAFDTELVEEFFLSFVRHAGVTLHINLAYGKNTHHIIESIFKGFGRALDQASQKNERIKGVPSTKGAL; translated from the coding sequence ATGCGTAATTACAAGTTAAATAGAATAACAAGTGAGACAGCAATCGATTTGGACTTTACGATTGATGGTTCGGGGGCTTCTCAGGTCGATACGGGGGTTGGCTTTTTCGACCATATGCTGACACTGATGACCAAGCATGGTTTATTTGATCTACAAGTGACTTGCGCCGGTGATTTGGAAGTAGATCAGCACCATTCCGTAGAAGATATCGGAATTGTAATGGGGCAAGCCTTTCATCAAGCGCTGGCAGGTAAAGAAGGCATCACGCGTTATGCATCCGTCACTTCGCCAATGGATGAGGCCTTAGCTACGATTTCCCTGGATATTAGCGGGCGTTCTTATCTTGTTTATAATGTCGAGGGGCTGAAGGATAAGGTTGGGGCGTTTGACACCGAGTTAGTAGAAGAGTTTTTCTTGAGCTTTGTGCGCCATGCCGGCGTAACCCTTCATATTAATCTCGCATATGGGAAAAACACACACCATATCATAGAATCTATTTTCAAAGGATTCGGCCGAGCACTAGATCAGGCCAGTCAGAAAAATGAGCGAATTAAAGGTGTACCCTCTACGAAAGGCGCACTATAG
- the hisF gene encoding imidazole glycerol phosphate synthase subunit HisF: MLAKRIIPCLDVDNGRVVKGKKFQNIQDVADPVELAKRYNEAGADELVFYDITASNEDRDIFLDVVEKVAAEIAIPFTVGGGIRSLEDIHRVLRAGADKVSINSAAVNNPELIREAALKFGTQCIVLSIDAKESSACSWQVYTKGGRNNTSMDAIEWAKHGEQLGAGEIVVNAIDVDGEKNGYNLALTKRISESVNIPIVASGGAGTKAHFSTVLKEGGADAALAASVFHYSEIQLPALKNYLEAKEIIVRREPS, encoded by the coding sequence ATGCTCGCTAAACGAATTATCCCCTGCCTGGACGTTGACAACGGCAGGGTTGTCAAAGGGAAAAAATTTCAAAACATCCAGGATGTAGCGGATCCGGTGGAATTAGCTAAACGATACAACGAGGCTGGTGCCGACGAGCTGGTTTTCTATGACATCACGGCATCCAATGAGGACAGAGATATTTTCCTGGATGTTGTGGAAAAAGTTGCAGCAGAAATTGCGATCCCTTTTACGGTTGGTGGCGGAATTCGTTCATTGGAAGATATTCATAGAGTCCTGCGTGCTGGGGCAGATAAAGTCTCCATTAATAGTGCTGCTGTTAACAATCCTGAGCTTATCCGGGAAGCAGCTTTAAAATTCGGCACACAATGCATCGTTCTATCCATTGACGCAAAGGAGTCCTCTGCGTGTTCGTGGCAGGTGTACACAAAAGGTGGCCGAAATAATACTTCTATGGACGCCATCGAATGGGCAAAACATGGTGAGCAACTTGGTGCTGGTGAAATTGTTGTAAATGCCATTGATGTGGATGGTGAAAAGAACGGGTATAATCTGGCTTTAACGAAAAGAATTTCCGAATCGGTTAATATTCCAATTGTTGCCAGCGGCGGCGCAGGAACAAAAGCGCATTTCTCTACTGTATTAAAGGAAGGCGGTGCAGACGCGGCATTGGCAGCATCTGTTTTTCACTATAGCGAAATTCAATTACCAGCGTTAAAAAATTACTTGGAAGCAAAAGAAATTATCGTAAGGAGGGAGCCCTCATAA
- the hisH gene encoding imidazole glycerol phosphate synthase subunit HisH has protein sequence MIAIIDYGAGNIKSLQFALTKQNMDSELTTDPKVIKNSKAIILPGVGAFNDAMEALNKLGLIEVLKHEAAAGKPMLGICLGMQLFYETSYEDGMWNGLGLLRGEVSRISNSVKVPHMGWNTLTQEKESPWFTKITDSAYVYFVHSYAVSSFQEETLLGSTDYGGKIPAIVQKGNITGIQFHPEKSGATGLQLLQNFGEMIS, from the coding sequence ATGATCGCAATAATAGACTATGGCGCTGGGAATATTAAGAGCCTGCAGTTCGCTTTAACGAAGCAAAATATGGATTCTGAGTTAACCACGGATCCTAAAGTTATCAAAAACAGCAAAGCCATCATACTTCCTGGGGTCGGGGCATTTAACGATGCCATGGAGGCACTGAACAAGTTAGGATTAATAGAAGTACTAAAACATGAAGCTGCTGCTGGCAAGCCGATGCTAGGAATCTGTTTAGGTATGCAGTTATTTTACGAGACCAGCTATGAAGATGGCATGTGGAATGGGCTTGGCTTACTCCGCGGTGAAGTTAGCCGTATCAGCAACTCCGTCAAGGTTCCACATATGGGATGGAACACGTTAACACAGGAAAAGGAGAGCCCCTGGTTTACTAAAATCACAGACAGTGCATATGTGTATTTCGTTCACTCCTATGCCGTCTCAAGCTTTCAGGAAGAAACACTACTAGGCAGCACCGATTACGGCGGAAAAATTCCAGCCATCGTACAAAAAGGCAATATTACCGGCATACAATTCCATCCGGAAAAAAGTGGTGCAACAGGCTTGCAGCTCTTACAAAATTTTGGGGAGATGATTTCATGA
- the hisC gene encoding histidinol-phosphate transaminase, which translates to MSNFWSTVASRTEPYVPGEQIDQEDIIKLNTNENPYPPSPKVIDAISKELDRKLNLYPSPTADQLKAEIAAYHNLSQDNIFVGNGSDEVLAFSFMAFFEPGKAIRFPAISYSFYPVYAKLFNISYEEVPLNRDFTIPVEAFFQSEGGVIFPNPNAPTSIYMDLDGVTEILENNPDQVVIIDEAYIDFASESATSLIHKYDNLLIVQTLSKSRSLAGLRVGFAMGNSDLIEALTRIKDSFNSYTLDRLAIAGAEAAVKDTEYFTATIEKVIHTREWVIAEMKKRGFHVLPSQTNFVFACHYNKTAEELYTKLKQDSVLVRHFKKPAIDNYLRITIGTDENMEIFFEKLDRIMNAEKSRS; encoded by the coding sequence GTGAGTAACTTTTGGAGCACGGTTGCTAGTCGGACCGAACCATATGTACCTGGTGAACAGATTGATCAGGAAGACATCATTAAGCTGAATACAAACGAAAACCCATATCCACCATCACCAAAAGTGATTGATGCGATAAGTAAGGAACTTGACCGAAAATTAAATCTCTACCCGTCACCAACCGCCGATCAGCTAAAAGCTGAAATTGCGGCATATCATAACCTATCACAGGATAATATTTTTGTTGGAAACGGCTCTGATGAGGTATTGGCATTTTCCTTTATGGCTTTTTTTGAACCTGGTAAAGCCATTCGCTTCCCAGCCATTTCGTACAGCTTTTATCCAGTTTATGCCAAACTGTTCAATATTTCCTATGAGGAAGTCCCCTTAAACAGGGACTTCACAATACCTGTGGAGGCCTTTTTCCAATCAGAAGGCGGAGTCATTTTTCCAAATCCGAATGCGCCCACAAGTATCTATATGGATTTGGATGGTGTCACTGAGATTTTAGAAAATAATCCGGATCAAGTCGTGATTATAGATGAGGCCTATATTGACTTTGCATCAGAATCTGCAACGTCGCTGATTCATAAATACGATAATTTACTCATCGTACAGACCTTGTCAAAGTCACGATCACTCGCCGGATTACGAGTAGGGTTTGCGATGGGAAATTCGGATCTTATTGAGGCATTAACCCGTATAAAAGACTCGTTCAATTCCTATACACTTGACCGACTGGCTATTGCCGGTGCCGAAGCTGCTGTAAAAGACACCGAATACTTTACAGCCACCATTGAAAAAGTTATCCATACGAGGGAATGGGTTATAGCAGAAATGAAAAAACGCGGATTCCATGTGCTACCATCACAAACTAATTTCGTTTTTGCATGTCATTATAATAAAACAGCCGAGGAACTCTATACGAAGCTTAAACAGGATAGTGTGCTCGTACGTCATTTTAAAAAACCAGCTATCGATAACTATCTTCGGATTACCATTGGAACAGATGAGAATATGGAAATTTTCTTTGAAAAATTGGATAGGATAATGAACGCAGAGAAGTCCCGGAGTTAA
- a CDS encoding glutamate synthase subunit beta, with the protein MGKITGFMDYQREEAKERNPLRRIGDWKEYDAPFSDEVLQTQGARCMDCGTPFCQMGEEINGATTGCPIYNLIPEWNDLVYRGRWKEALERLLKTNNFPEFTGRVCPAPCEGSCTVAISDPAVNIKSIERTIIDKGFENGWITARIPKKRTGKSVAIVGSGPAGLASADQLNQAGHTVAVYERGEHAGGLLTYGIPNMKLEKEVVERRIRLLEQEGIDFVTNTEVGRDISAEELKGQHDSVILCTGAQKQRDLNMEGRNANGIHFAMDYLTTSTKSLLNSKLEEGEFIDAEGKNVIVIGGGDTGADCIATALRQGCNSVTQFGKHPKLPLARTERNAWPEYPHVFTMEYALKEATAKFEEDPRHYSIQTKRFVSDENGKLKELHTIEMEKVRDGDGNLVLQEIPGTEKVWPAQLVLIAIGFEGPEPEVLNQFGVNTSRNKIEAKYGDFTTNAENVFAAGDARRGQSLIVWAINEGREVARKVDDYLMGSTVLPSYLEV; encoded by the coding sequence ATGGGGAAAATAACCGGATTCATGGATTATCAACGTGAAGAGGCCAAAGAGCGCAATCCGCTCAGGCGAATTGGCGACTGGAAAGAATATGATGCTCCTTTTTCAGATGAGGTATTGCAAACACAGGGGGCGCGGTGTATGGACTGCGGGACTCCCTTTTGCCAAATGGGTGAAGAGATTAACGGGGCGACAACAGGATGTCCGATCTATAATTTAATACCGGAATGGAATGATTTGGTATATCGCGGGAGATGGAAAGAGGCATTGGAGCGATTATTAAAGACAAATAATTTCCCGGAATTTACAGGCAGAGTTTGTCCTGCCCCATGTGAAGGTTCATGTACTGTTGCTATTTCTGACCCGGCGGTAAACATTAAAAGTATTGAGCGTACGATTATTGATAAAGGTTTTGAAAATGGCTGGATCACAGCAAGGATTCCGAAAAAACGTACCGGGAAATCGGTCGCAATCGTAGGTTCCGGTCCAGCCGGATTAGCCAGTGCAGATCAGCTGAATCAGGCGGGACATACGGTGGCAGTTTATGAACGCGGGGAACATGCTGGTGGATTGCTGACATATGGTATTCCTAATATGAAGCTTGAGAAGGAAGTTGTGGAACGAAGAATCAGGTTACTGGAGCAGGAAGGGATTGATTTTGTTACAAATACCGAAGTTGGAAGAGATATTTCAGCAGAAGAGTTAAAGGGTCAGCATGATTCCGTAATTCTCTGTACAGGTGCCCAGAAGCAACGTGATTTAAATATGGAAGGTAGAAATGCAAATGGGATCCACTTTGCGATGGATTACCTGACAACGTCCACCAAGAGCCTGCTGAATTCCAAGTTAGAAGAGGGTGAATTTATTGATGCAGAAGGAAAGAATGTTATCGTTATTGGCGGGGGAGATACAGGTGCTGATTGTATCGCAACAGCACTTCGTCAAGGCTGCAACAGTGTAACGCAATTTGGCAAACATCCGAAGCTCCCGCTCGCAAGGACTGAACGTAATGCTTGGCCTGAGTATCCGCATGTATTTACGATGGAATATGCGCTTAAGGAAGCAACAGCCAAATTCGAGGAGGACCCTCGTCACTATTCCATCCAGACAAAACGCTTTGTCTCGGATGAAAACGGGAAATTAAAAGAACTTCATACCATTGAAATGGAAAAAGTCAGAGACGGAGACGGAAATCTTGTGCTTCAGGAGATTCCTGGTACTGAAAAGGTTTGGCCAGCGCAGCTTGTGCTCATCGCAATTGGGTTTGAAGGACCTGAACCTGAAGTATTGAATCAATTTGGCGTAAATACAAGCAGAAACAAAATAGAAGCCAAATATGGAGACTTTACGACAAATGCGGAAAATGTCTTTGCGGCAGGGGATGCCAGAAGAGGGCAGAGCCTGATCGTATGGGCGATTAATGAGGGTCGTGAAGTAGCTCGGAAAGTGGATGATTATTTAATGGGAAGTACGGTACTGCCGTCTTATCTGGAGGTATAA
- the gltB gene encoding glutamate synthase large subunit, with amino-acid sequence MGYNQIPKAQGLYRPEFEHDACGIGLYAHINGIPTHDIVRQGLHMLRQLDHRGGQGSDASTGDGAGLMVQIPDEFFRKVCANMNLPEKGHYGVGMIFFSNDDQNRETMESRINKLIMKEGQTVLGWRTVPVEQENIGQKAIESCPIIRQVFIGADTSINEDFEFERKLYVIRRQVERVAAEREERFYFTSLSSRTIVYKGLMTPEQLDTFYIDLQDEDFVSAFSFVHSRFSTNTFPSWERAHPNRYLMHNGEINTLRGNINWMRARERQFVSDAFGEDLKKVLPILDSDGSDSATLDNALEFFILAGRKPAHAAMMLIPEPWANNPHISKEKRAFYEYHSALMEPWDGPTTISFTDGKQIGAILDRNGLRPARYYVTKDDYLIFSSEVGVIDVDESNVLYKDRLSPGKMLLLDLEEGRIISDDEIKAEMSEAYPYRQWLDENLVKIKNKVNAEADRPFKDLTTRQKAFGYTYEDVHKYVIPVVTEEKDPIGSMGNDVPLAVLSEKPQSLFSYFKQLFAQVTNPPIDAYREQLVTSTMSLLGPEGDMLHPTGENVRRLQIDTPVLSNNQLRLLKENRYEGFTSRTIDTLFSDDLEKALGLIFTKAEKAIAEGISILVLSDRNMDENAAAIPSLLAVSALHQHLIRSGNRTQVSIIAETGEAREVHHFAALIGYGANAINPYLAYATLAEVIDEEHISQSYGEAVSKYIDGITEGIVKVMSKMGISTIQSYRGAQIFEAIGISNKVIDRYFTGTASQLGGIGIETIAREAMKRHKAAYENDFDETLDSGSDFQWRKSGEHHAFNPKTIHTLQWASRRGDYDLFKTYSKAANEERLNFLRNLFEFKKAATPVPMEKVESAQSIVKRFKTGAMSFGSLSQEAHESLAIAMNRIGGKSNSGEGGEDPNRYRLDENGDTKRSAIKQIASGRFGVKSHYLVNADELQIKMAQGAKPGEGGQLPGNKVYPWVAGVRGSTPGVGLISPPPHHDIYSIEDLSQLIHDLKNANRHARVSVKLVAKAGIGTIAAGVAKGSADVISISGYDGGTGASPKTSIKHTGLPWELGLAETHQTLMLNDLRKRVVLETDGKLMTGKDVVMAALLGAEEYGFATAPLVVLGCVMMRACHLDTCPVGIATQNPELRKKFMGDPEHVVNFMHFIAEEVREIMAELGFKTMEEMIGRTDVLTVSERAKTHWKAKQLDLSTLLFQADGPRTHQISQNHHLDGSLDISEILPAVKPAIEHGTSVDLSYPIKNINRVVGTIVGSEIVMRYGESGLAEDTITLRFTGSAGQSLGAYIPNGMSLLLTGDANDYVGKGLSGGKIIVSSPEEAKPSEPDNVIAGNVALYGATSGEVYINGIAGERFAVRNSGASAVVEGIGDHGCEYMTGGDVVILGDVGKNFAAGMSGGTAYVLSEDVEKFKHMCNQEMIEFETLADNQEMEKIKSMVQHHYYYTGSQKGGYVLDNWEDSLPKFVKVIPKDYKLMLDRIEDQKNAGLTDEEAAMKAFQTKNDKPIDAQTNKQKVLVT; translated from the coding sequence ATGGGTTATAATCAAATACCAAAAGCACAAGGCCTTTATCGCCCCGAATTTGAACATGATGCATGTGGGATCGGCTTATATGCGCATATAAATGGAATTCCAACTCATGATATCGTGAGGCAAGGACTGCATATGCTTCGGCAACTGGATCATCGCGGCGGACAGGGAAGTGATGCGTCTACAGGCGATGGTGCAGGATTAATGGTTCAAATCCCGGATGAATTTTTCAGGAAAGTTTGTGCAAATATGAACTTACCTGAAAAAGGGCACTATGGTGTCGGGATGATTTTCTTCTCCAATGATGATCAAAACCGGGAAACGATGGAGTCCCGGATAAATAAATTGATTATGAAAGAAGGGCAGACAGTGCTTGGCTGGAGAACGGTACCAGTTGAACAAGAAAACATCGGACAGAAAGCTATAGAAAGCTGTCCTATTATACGGCAGGTATTTATTGGTGCAGATACCTCTATCAACGAAGACTTTGAATTTGAACGCAAGTTATACGTCATTCGCAGACAGGTGGAAAGAGTCGCTGCTGAACGTGAAGAGCGTTTTTATTTCACCAGTCTCTCTAGTCGGACGATTGTCTATAAAGGGTTAATGACACCGGAGCAACTGGACACATTTTACATTGACTTGCAGGATGAGGACTTTGTATCGGCTTTTTCCTTTGTTCATTCCCGTTTCAGTACAAATACGTTCCCAAGCTGGGAAAGAGCGCATCCGAATCGTTATTTAATGCATAACGGGGAAATCAATACATTAAGAGGGAATATAAACTGGATGCGTGCACGTGAAAGGCAGTTTGTATCCGATGCATTCGGTGAGGACTTAAAGAAGGTATTACCGATTTTGGATTCAGATGGCAGTGATTCAGCCACATTGGATAATGCACTCGAATTCTTTATTTTAGCAGGAAGGAAACCTGCTCATGCGGCTATGATGCTGATTCCTGAGCCTTGGGCGAATAACCCGCATATATCAAAGGAAAAACGGGCTTTTTATGAGTATCACAGTGCGTTAATGGAACCATGGGATGGTCCTACGACGATTTCCTTTACAGATGGCAAACAGATCGGTGCTATTTTAGACAGAAATGGATTGCGTCCAGCTAGATATTATGTGACAAAAGATGATTACCTTATTTTTTCATCAGAAGTTGGTGTAATCGATGTTGATGAAAGTAATGTGTTATATAAAGACCGCCTGAGTCCGGGTAAAATGCTTTTGCTTGATCTAGAAGAAGGACGGATTATTTCAGATGACGAAATTAAGGCAGAAATGAGTGAGGCTTATCCTTACCGACAATGGCTGGATGAGAATCTCGTAAAAATCAAAAATAAGGTGAATGCAGAAGCGGATAGGCCGTTTAAAGATTTAACGACAAGACAGAAAGCATTTGGTTATACGTATGAAGATGTTCATAAATATGTTATTCCTGTAGTAACAGAAGAAAAAGATCCCATTGGTTCGATGGGAAATGACGTGCCTTTAGCAGTATTATCTGAAAAACCTCAATCCTTGTTTTCGTACTTCAAGCAACTATTCGCACAAGTGACAAATCCTCCAATCGATGCGTATCGTGAACAGCTCGTTACATCAACTATGAGTTTGCTGGGGCCTGAAGGTGATATGCTGCATCCAACTGGGGAGAACGTACGTCGTCTTCAAATCGATACACCCGTTTTATCAAATAACCAGCTCCGATTATTGAAGGAGAATAGGTATGAAGGTTTTACAAGTAGAACAATAGATACATTGTTTTCGGATGACCTTGAAAAGGCATTGGGACTCATTTTTACAAAAGCGGAAAAGGCGATTGCAGAGGGGATCAGTATTCTTGTGTTATCAGATCGTAATATGGATGAAAATGCAGCTGCTATTCCGTCACTTCTTGCTGTAAGTGCCTTGCATCAGCATTTGATTCGCAGCGGTAACCGTACACAGGTAAGCATTATCGCAGAAACAGGAGAGGCGAGAGAGGTACATCATTTTGCAGCATTAATTGGATACGGAGCCAACGCTATAAATCCTTATCTTGCGTATGCGACACTCGCCGAGGTTATTGACGAAGAGCATATATCTCAAAGCTACGGGGAGGCTGTAAGTAAATATATCGACGGTATAACAGAAGGTATCGTAAAAGTCATGTCCAAAATGGGTATTTCCACTATTCAAAGCTATCGTGGTGCACAAATATTTGAGGCAATTGGAATAAGTAATAAGGTTATCGACCGCTATTTTACTGGTACTGCTTCTCAACTTGGCGGAATAGGGATCGAGACGATTGCGAGAGAAGCGATGAAACGTCATAAAGCTGCGTATGAAAATGATTTTGACGAGACATTGGATTCGGGAAGTGATTTTCAGTGGAGAAAATCAGGAGAACATCATGCGTTTAATCCGAAAACGATCCATACGCTGCAATGGGCGAGCCGGAGAGGGGATTATGATTTATTTAAAACCTATTCAAAAGCTGCAAATGAAGAAAGGCTAAATTTTCTGCGGAACTTGTTTGAATTCAAAAAAGCAGCAACCCCTGTACCAATGGAGAAGGTAGAGTCCGCCCAATCGATTGTTAAACGATTTAAAACGGGTGCTATGTCGTTCGGTTCATTGAGTCAGGAAGCGCACGAATCACTTGCTATTGCAATGAATCGCATTGGTGGCAAAAGTAATAGTGGTGAGGGTGGAGAAGATCCGAACCGATATAGGCTGGATGAAAATGGTGATACGAAGCGAAGTGCGATTAAGCAAATTGCTTCAGGACGATTTGGGGTTAAAAGCCACTACCTTGTAAATGCTGATGAACTTCAGATAAAAATGGCGCAAGGAGCAAAACCGGGTGAGGGAGGACAGCTTCCTGGAAATAAGGTTTATCCTTGGGTGGCTGGTGTACGCGGTTCAACTCCCGGTGTCGGACTTATTTCCCCGCCGCCGCATCATGATATTTATTCGATTGAGGATCTGTCCCAGCTCATTCATGATCTAAAAAATGCTAATCGGCATGCGCGTGTCAGTGTAAAGCTTGTAGCAAAGGCTGGGATTGGGACAATCGCTGCAGGTGTGGCAAAAGGATCCGCAGATGTGATTTCCATTAGTGGCTATGATGGTGGAACAGGAGCTTCACCGAAAACAAGTATTAAACACACAGGCTTGCCATGGGAACTTGGCTTAGCTGAGACGCATCAGACTCTTATGTTAAATGATTTGCGGAAACGGGTTGTACTCGAAACAGACGGAAAGCTCATGACAGGGAAAGATGTTGTTATGGCTGCATTACTCGGGGCGGAAGAGTACGGATTTGCTACAGCACCACTCGTTGTGCTTGGTTGCGTTATGATGAGGGCCTGTCATTTGGATACATGCCCTGTCGGAATTGCGACCCAAAATCCGGAACTCAGGAAAAAATTCATGGGCGATCCGGAGCATGTGGTTAACTTCATGCACTTTATTGCAGAGGAAGTCAGAGAAATTATGGCAGAATTAGGCTTTAAGACAATGGAAGAAATGATCGGGCGTACAGACGTTTTAACGGTAAGTGAACGGGCTAAAACGCATTGGAAGGCAAAACAGTTGGATTTATCCACATTGCTTTTCCAAGCAGACGGCCCAAGAACCCATCAAATTAGCCAAAATCATCACCTTGATGGATCTCTTGATATAAGTGAAATTTTGCCTGCAGTAAAACCTGCTATCGAACACGGAACTAGCGTTGACCTGTCGTATCCCATCAAAAATATTAACCGAGTGGTGGGGACGATTGTCGGCAGTGAAATAGTGATGCGTTACGGTGAATCAGGACTTGCGGAAGACACCATTACGCTGAGGTTCACAGGCTCTGCCGGGCAAAGCTTAGGTGCCTATATACCAAATGGCATGTCCTTATTATTGACCGGTGACGCCAATGACTATGTTGGAAAAGGTCTATCGGGTGGCAAGATTATTGTATCTTCGCCGGAAGAGGCTAAGCCAAGCGAACCTGATAATGTTATTGCCGGCAACGTTGCGCTTTATGGCGCCACAAGTGGAGAGGTATATATTAACGGTATTGCAGGCGAGCGGTTCGCAGTTAGAAATAGTGGAGCAAGTGCTGTTGTAGAGGGAATCGGTGATCATGGATGTGAGTACATGACCGGTGGTGACGTCGTCATATTAGGAGATGTAGGTAAAAACTTTGCTGCAGGGATGTCAGGTGGAACCGCCTATGTACTTTCTGAAGATGTGGAAAAGTTCAAGCATATGTGTAATCAGGAAATGATTGAATTTGAAACGCTGGCAGACAATCAGGAGATGGAGAAAATCAAATCAATGGTTCAACATCATTATTATTACACAGGAAGTCAAAAAGGCGGCTATGTACTTGATAATTGGGAAGACAGTCTCCCTAAATTCGTGAAGGTTATTCCAAAAGATTATAAGTTAATGCTTGATAGAATTGAAGATCAGAAGAATGCTGGTTTAACAGATGAAGAAGCTGCAATGAAAGCATTTCAAACAAAGAACGATAAACCAATTGACGCGCAGACCAATAAACAAAAAGTATTGGTGACGTGA
- the hisIE gene encoding bifunctional phosphoribosyl-AMP cyclohydrolase/phosphoribosyl-ATP diphosphatase HisIE, with product MEVDIKQLTFDENGLIPAIVQDAETGNVLTLAYMNEASILKTIQTNETWFFSRTRQKLWNKGEISGNKQQVKKITFDCDADALLVQVKPLGPACHTGENTCFHQVLHEQEAVTTDVIYTIAHKIRERRMQPAEGSYTTYLFNEGIDKVLKKVGEEASEVIIGAKNTDKQEVTWEISDLIYHTLVLMEIVDVSIDDLKKELHGRHVQKEGNASE from the coding sequence ATGGAAGTAGATATAAAGCAACTAACCTTTGATGAAAATGGGCTTATACCAGCAATCGTACAAGACGCTGAAACCGGAAATGTATTAACCCTAGCCTATATGAATGAAGCATCGATCTTGAAAACCATCCAAACGAATGAAACATGGTTTTTCAGCAGAACACGCCAGAAACTTTGGAATAAAGGAGAAATCTCCGGAAACAAACAACAAGTGAAAAAAATAACATTTGATTGTGATGCCGACGCGCTACTCGTTCAAGTAAAACCGTTAGGACCTGCATGTCATACCGGAGAGAATACTTGCTTTCATCAGGTTCTGCATGAGCAAGAAGCAGTCACAACCGACGTAATTTATACCATCGCCCACAAAATACGTGAGCGTCGCATGCAGCCTGCTGAAGGTTCTTATACCACCTATCTTTTCAATGAAGGAATCGATAAGGTTCTAAAAAAAGTTGGCGAAGAGGCAAGCGAAGTTATCATCGGTGCAAAAAACACAGACAAACAAGAAGTTACATGGGAGATTTCGGATCTGATTTACCACACACTTGTTTTAATGGAAATAGTTGATGTTAGCATAGACGATCTCAAAAAAGAACTCCACGGCCGGCATGTTCAAAAAGAGGGTAATGCCAGTGAGTAA